One Aphidius gifuensis isolate YNYX2018 linkage group LG3, ASM1490517v1, whole genome shotgun sequence DNA window includes the following coding sequences:
- the LOC122853058 gene encoding sortilin-related receptor-like, translating into MAARLTSSFYHFTLLLHLFLLINYNYGERFGDPTTTLHVDDDSLKNNNIFVIDKNNFDDDDGDMSLSRIRRDAPDSKDLPISASHNISTKVNVLNDSHQQLMVHWVGEKSSVIICLARDSASNSRIVSSGTTQPSAVYISYDYGDTFENKTESFKFESDSKIQYATLDKFYNHPKFNSYVVFADSANSIIFITNDNGKNIITVPLPFHPSEISFYEDNPNYIVSLDKIDSKRQLWMSRDMGKNWFIIHEYVHSFFWSPLKKKSILIERSEPSGLHTVVELDLTQAENWIRINTKKVIQNIVDFHLRGDYMFATMKDNNDNISNKNNTNNTNTNDNLSLWISYKGQPFIKSQFNTELDRKNYHISDVTNDRIFVAVSHGQNLVNLYVSELIDKLTARFVLSLEGVLTYFPNSTWKDSWLKDVANEAFTDLYKVEGLRGIYIVSQIKEIPKGTSIGPEHLMSLITFDHGATWNKIKAPTANHEGFFVNCQNDCSLHLSQKFNQLYPVTRSVSIMSSKSAPGIIMATGVMGTSLKGHPGLYVSRDAGLTWKQVLKDYYFFNMGDHGGVLVAVKYFKSRGETRDLSYSIDEGKTWTVHKFSDEMLRVYGLMTEPGENTTIFTMFGSNSGLHKWLIIKVDVRNVFERDCQDDDFKFWSPSSTEDDRQGMSCILGKREIYKRRGQTFNCYTGIDYDRPVKFETCLCDYDDYECDFGFIKNGNPSHCVRDTLNNNYDPYEIPKSCLPGDFYNRTKGYRKIVDDECSAGRYKKFEPDEIPCPITEPSEFLLVAQREHISRIDLSTQKIEVLPIHDLKNVIAIEYDLNMNCLYWADIVNDTIGRQCFNDGTSYPEILIETELSSIEGMAFDWISKILYFVDGVKTRIQIIRTDTTKHGRMRKTILNSDNLQKPRGIAVHPMMGYMFWTDWAPGNASVSRANLDGSNVKRLFTKGTVEWPNGITIDYIAERIYWVDAREDYIGSSDYDGKRFKKIISDDERVSHPFAVAVFKDNMYWDDWKQSMIFLADKNHGAGVTSTFGMLTGLMDLKVFAHSVQTGTNKCANNTLCEYICLGAPNDNYECLCPDGMEFVGTKCMCPGGVLPSVNSTCPRIANSCASNQYACKNGACVPEFWHCDGENDCGDNSDESLCKKPTCPPNSFECDGDKCIPKYWMCDLDRDCRDGQDELNCKYINCTETQFRCDNGRCISHRWYCDGEDDCRDGSDEKNCSRDIHPTTCKTDELTCESDKACIPRTWQCDGEADCEDQSDEKDCSSRVCMDWQFTCNSKHDTRNCIYRSWVCDGDEDCKDGSDELNCSSLTTTPSTLSTTIILPTDSITLPTASCTDWMFLCNNKKCVPYWWKCDSVDDCGDGSDEFGCSISDINTDTNTNTGGTGTSIDWPTSDIPKIPSPPRVCRDHQFQCYNGKCVDDAWVCDGTNDCETGEDELHCDRTHVGCHSDEFMCRIDGTCIQLSKICNGIEDCPDRSDELGCHNDNHPSTPTTIPSCYPGYFPCDETRCLGFNSYCDGKHDCFDGTDEANCEKNNSRVYQVMVMSLDSQLTNSTSLSLYWWMRVPKNITFEFLPSICNLEIEPHKWINSTSWINDNEHKFYNLQPYSRYNVTVYVRVKGQTTVYPPYKYWTYKTTEGIPSEPWNVVATQNNGTKITITWRQPVHPNGPITAYEVSITPPLPPKTFIKQKTTVTFEHPFETDTNYSIWVIAKNHNFKSKPSSVVQFTFDESANIDDIRDLRVLETTNHSVHLSWQKLKDVDSYDITPRGPQQLYPILPTLTTNKNDYIVDGLAPGVNYTFEVNAKKKSYIGKIVSVQGSTKDLPLPTIMHLQVETRKLTSTTVKLNWDPPKSQRKIKWQYAIHYGLNMHELFSQAKILTKNLTHTIKELEACESYLFAVGVNDNSYGAGPLSEPVNVQTHYNAQAPPKSLRVAPLLQPDSIILSWSSSCRIMDEPVNYTITINELTTNNKTTIQIPSTNQTFIKHTFNSIHYGGKYEITVSTGVWGAKPSKSIIYEAPYILPPHEFVVTPDGGKYFLYWQERALPKSLENKTKYHYEILVNENDNTVNLKSAKVYKVDLPPFIYKDAKPDKMYSFGVRLVTDDGYQSLISEVQSIRTPTAEAWPTTMKPSSVLSYSIPLCLLIIGLGAGLAYFVVRHRRLSNSFTQFANSHYDTRRGQATFPGTTDPLDDDDSPVIRGFSDDEPLVIA; encoded by the exons gtAAATGTACTGAATGATTCACATCAACAATTAATGGTACATTGGGTTGGTGAAAAATCCagtgttattatttgtttggcAAGAGATAGTGCATCAAATTCAAGAATTGTATCATCCGGAACAACTCAACCAAGTGCTGTTTACATTAGTTATGATTATGGTGatacatttgaaaataaaactgaatcatttaaatttgaaagtgattcaaaaatacaatatgcaacattggataaattttataatcatccaaaatttaattcttat gtTGTATTTGCAGACAGTGCAAatagtattatatttataacaaatgataatggaaaaaatataataacagtGCCATTACCATTTCATCCAAgtgaaatatcattttatgAAGATAATCCAAATTACATTGTTTCATTagataaaattgattcaaaacGACAGCTATGGATGTCACGTGATATGGGTAAAAATTGGTTTATCATACATGAATATgtacattcatttttttggtcaccattaaaaaaaaaaagtatacttaTTGAAAGATCAGAACCATCTGGTTTACATACTGTTGTTGAATTAGATTTAACACAAGCTGAAAATTGGATACGtattaatactaaaaaagtcatacaaaatattgttgattttcatTTACGTGGTGATTATATGTTTGCTACAATgaaagataataatgataatatttctaataaaaataatacaaataatacaaatacaaatgataatttatcattatggATATCATATAAAGGACAACCATTTATTAAATCACAATTTAATACTGAATTAGAtcgtaaaaattatcatatatcAGATGTTACAAATGACAGAATATTTGTTGCAGTATCACATGGACAAAATCTCGttaatttatatgtatcagaattaattgataaattaacagcAAGATTTGTATTATCACTTGAGGGTGTATTAACATATTTTCCAAATTCAACATGGAAAGATAGTTGGTTAAAAGATGTTGCAAATGAAGCATTTACTGATTTATATAAAGTTGAAGGTTTACGTGGTATTTATATTGTATCACAAATTAAAGAAATACCAAAAGGTACATCAATTGGTCCAGAACATTTAATGTCATTAATAACATTTGATCATGGTGCAAcatggaataaaataaaagcacCAACAGCAAATCATGAaggtttttttgtaaattgtcAAAATGATTGTTCATTACATTTAagtcaaaaatttaatcaattatatcCAGTAACACGTTCTGTATCAATAATGAGTTCAAAATCAGCACCAGGTATTATTATGGCAACTGGTGTTATGGGTACTAGTTTAAAAGGACATCCTGGTTTATATGTATCACGTGATGCTGGTTTAACATGGAAACAAGtattaaaagattattatttttttaatatgggTGATCATGGTGGTGTATTAGTtgctgttaaatattttaaatcacgTGGTGAAACACGTGATTTATCATATTCAATTGATGAAGGTAAAACATGGACAGTACATAAATTTAGTGATGAAATGTTACGTGTTTATGGTTTAATGACTGAACCTGGtgaaaatacaacaatatttACAATGTTTGGATCAAATTCTGGACTACATAAATGGCTTATTATTAAAGTTGATGTACGTAATGTATTTGAGCGTGATTGTCaagatgatgattttaaattttggtcACCATCAAGTACTGAAGATGATAGACAAGGTATGTCATGTATACTTGGTAaaagagaaatatataaaagacgTGGACAaacatttaattgttatacTGGTATTGATTATGATAGACCAGTTAAATTTGAAACATGTCTatgtgattatgatgattatgagtgtgattttggttttattaaaaatggtaaTCCATCACATTGTGTACGtgatacattaaataataattatgatccATATGAAATACCAAAATCTTGTTTACCTGGTGATTTTTATAATCGTACAAAAGGTTATCGTAAAATTGTTGATGACGAATGTTCTGCTGgtcgttataaaaaatttgaaccaGATGAAATACCATGTCCAATAACTGAACCATcagaatttttattagttgCACAAAGAGAACATATATCACgtattgatttatcaacacaaaaaattgaaGTATTACCAAtacatgatttaaaaaatgtcattgcaattgaatatgatttaaatatgaattgtTTATATTGGGCTGATATTGTTAATGATACAATTGGTAGACAATGTTTTAATGATGGTACAAGTTATCCAGAAATACTTATTGAAACAGAATTAAGTTCAATTGAAGGTATGGCATTTGATTggatatcaaaaatattatattttgttgatggtGTTAAAACACGAATACAAATAATACGTACTGATACAACAAAACATGGTAGAATgagaaaaacaatattaaattctgataatttacaaaaaccaCGTGGTATTGCTGTACATCCAATGATGGGTTATATGTTTTGGACTGATTGGGCACCTGGTAATGCATCAGTATCACGTGCAAATCTTGATGGTAGTAATGTTAAACGTTTATTTACAAAAGGTACTGTTGAATGGCCAAATGGTATTACAATTGATTATATTGCTGAACGTATTTATTGGGTTGATGCACGTGAAGATTATATTGGTTCATCTGATTATGATggtaaaagatttaaaaaaattatcagtgaTGATGAACGTGTATCACATCCATTTGCTGTTGCTGTATTTAAAGATAATATGTATTGGGATGATTGGAAAcaatcaatgatatttttagcTGATAAAAATCATGGTGCTGGTGTGACATCAACATTTGGAATGTTGACTGGTTTAATGGATTTAAAAGTATTTGCTCATTCAGTACAAACTGGAACAAATAAATGTGCAAATAATACATTATGTGAATATATTTGTCTTGGTGCAccaaatgataattatgaatgTTTATGTCCAGATGGTATGGAGTTTGTTGGTACTAAATGTATGTGTCCTGGTGGTGTATTACCATCAGTTAATTCAACATGTCCACGTATTGCAAATAGTTGTGCATCAAATCAATATGCATGTAAAAATGGTGCATGTGTACCAGAATTTTGGCATTGTGATGGTGAAAATGATTGTGGTGATAATTCAGATGAATCATTATGTAAAAAACCAACATGTCCACCAAATAGTTTTGAGTGTGATGGTGATAAATGTATACCAAAATATTGGATGTGTGATTTAGATCGTGATTGTCGTGATGGACAAgatgaattaaattgtaaatatattaattgtacTGAGACACAATTTAGATGTGACAATGGTAGATGTATATCACACAGATGGTATTGTGATGGTGAAGATGATTGTCGTGATGGttctgatgaaaaaaattgttcacgTGATATACATCCAACAACATGTAAAACAGATGAATTAACATGTGAATCAGATAAAGCATGTATACCACGTACATGGCAATGTGATGGTGAAGCTGATTGTGAAGATCAATCTGATGAAAAAGATTGTTCATCACGTGTTTGTATGGATTGgcaatttacatgtaattcaAAACATGATACACGTAATTGTATTTATAGATCATGGGTTTGTGATGGTGATGAAGATTGTAAAGATGGTtctgatgaattaaattgttcatcattaacaacaacaccatcaacactatcaacaacaataatactaCCAACAGATTCAATAACATTACCAACAGCATCATGTACTGATTGGAtgtttttatgtaataataaaaaatgtgtacCATACTGGTGGAAATGTGATAGTGTTGATGATTGTGGTGATGGTTCAGATGAATTTGGATGTAGTATATCAGATATTAATACagatacaaatacaaatactGGTGGTACTGGTACATCAATTGATTGGCCAACATCTGATATACCAAAAATACCATCACCACCACGTGTTTGTCGTGATCATCAATTCCAGTGTTACAATGGTAAATGTGTTGATGATGCATGGGTTTGTGATGGTACAAATGATTGTGAAACTGGTGAAGATGAGTTACACTGTGATCGTACACATGTTGGTTGTCATTCAGATGAATTTATGTGTCGTATTGATGGTACATGTatacaattatcaaaaatatgtaATGGCATTGAAGATTGTCCAGATCGTAGTGATGAACTTGGTTGTCATAATGATAATCATCCttcaacaccaacaacaatacCATCATGTTATCCTGGCTATTTTCCATGTGATGAAACACGTTGTCTTGGTTTTAATTCATATTGTGATGGTAAACATGATTGTTTTGATGGTACAGATGAGgctaattgtgaaaaaaataattcacgtGTTTATCAAGTTATGGTTATGAGTCTTGATTCacaattaacaaattcaacaaGTTTATCTTTATACTGGTGGATGCGTGtaccaaaaaatataacatttgaatttttaccaTCAATTTGTAATTTAGAAATTGAACCACATAAATGGATTAATTCAACAAGCTGgattaatgataatgaacataaattttataatttacagcCATATTCACGTTATAATGTAACAGTGTATGTTAGAGTTAAAGGACAAACAACAGTATATCCACCATATAAATATTGGACATATAAAACAACTGAGGGTATACCATCAGAACCATGGAATGTTGTTGCGACACAAAATAATGGtactaaaataacaattacatGGAGACAACCAGTACATCCAAATGGACCAATAACAGCATATGAAGTATCAATAAcaccaccattaccaccaaaaacatttatcaaacaaaaaacaacagtAACATTTGAACATCCATTTGAGACTGAtacaaattattcaatatgggttattgctaaaaatcataattttaaatcaaaaccATCAAGTGTTGTACAATTTACATTTGATGAATCagcaaatattgatgatatacGTGATTTACGTGTACTTGAAACAACAAATCATTCAGTACATTTATCATGGCAGAAATTAAAAGACGTTGATAGTTATGATATAACACCAAGAGGACCACAACAATTATATCCAATATTACCAactttaacaacaaataaaaatgattatattgtTGATGGACTTGCACCAGGTGTTAATTATACATTTGAAgttaatgctaaaaaaaaatcatatattggAAAAATTGTATCTGTACAAGGTTCAACAAAAGATTTACCATTACCAACAATAATGCATTTACAAGTTGAAACTAGAAAATTAACAAGTACAACTGTTAAACTTAATTGGGATCCACCAAAAAGTCAACGTAAAATTAAATGGCAATATGCTATACATTATGGTTTAAATATGCATGAATTATTTAGTCAAGCtaaaatattaactaaaaatttaacacataCAATAAAAGAACTTGAAGCATGTgaatcatatttatttgctgttggtgttaatgataattcataTGGTGCTGGTCCATTAAGTGAACCAGTTAATGTACAAACACATTATAATGCACAAGCACCACCAAAATCATTACGTGTTGCACCATTATTACAACCAgattcaattatattatcatggAGTTCATCATGTAGAATAATGGATGAACCggttaattatacaattaccattaatgaattaacaacaaataataaaactacaaTACAAATACCATCAACAAATCAAACTTTTATTAAACAtacatttaattcaatacATTATGGTGGTAAATATGAAATTACTGTATCAACTGGTGTTTGGGGTGCAAAACCaagtaaatcaattatttatgaagCACCATATATATTACCACCTCATGAATTTGTTGTAACACCAGATGGtggtaaatattttctttattggCAAGAACGTGCTTTAccaaaaagtcttgaaaataaaacaaaatatcattatgaaatattggtaaatgaaaatgataatacagTTAATCTTAAAAGTGCCAAAGTTTATAAAGTTGATTTACCaccatttatatataaagatgCTAAACCAGATAAAATGTATTCATTTGGTGTTAGGCTTGTTACTGATGATGGATATCAAAGTTTAATAAGTGAAGTACAGAGTATACGTACACCAACTG CTGAAGCATGGCCAACTACAATGAAACCATCAAGTGTATTGTCATACTCAATACCATTGTGTTTATTAATCATTGGTCTTGGTGCTGGTCTTGCATATTTTGTTGTAAGACACAGAAGATTGTCAAATAGCTTTACACAATTTGCCAATAGTCATTATGACACACGACGAGGTCAAGCAACTTTTCCAGGAACGACTGATCCACTTG atgatgatgatagtccTGTAATTCGAGGATTTTCAGACGATGAACCATTGGTAATTgcgtaa